In Apodemus sylvaticus chromosome 8, mApoSyl1.1, whole genome shotgun sequence, one genomic interval encodes:
- the Thoc7 gene encoding THO complex subunit 7 homolog isoform X3, producing the protein MLSTLSQCEFSMGKTLLVYDMNLREMENYEKIYKEIECSIAGAHEKIAECKKQILQAKRIRKNRQEYDALAKVIQHHPDRHETLKELEALGKELEHLSHIKESVEDKLELRRKQFHVLLSTIHELQQTLENDDKLSEVDEAQESSMEADPKP; encoded by the exons ATGCTGAGTACTCTGTCCCAGTGTGAGTTCTCCATGGGCAAAACATTGCTGGTGTATGACATGAATCTCAGAGAGATGGAGAATTatgaaaaaatatacaaagaaatag aatgtagTATTGCTGGAGCACATGAAAAAATTGCTGAGTGTAAAAAGCAGATTCTTCAAGCAAAACGAATACGAAAAAATCGACAAG aATATGACGCTTTGGCCAAAGTGATCCAGCATCACCCAGACAGGCATGAGACACTGAA GGAGCTAGAGGCTCTGGGCAAAGAATTAGAACATCTCTCACATATTAAAGAAAGTGTTGAAGATAAG CTGGAATTGAGACGGAAACAATTTCACGTTCTTCTTAGTACCATCCATGAACTTCAACAGACACTGGAGA ATGACGACAAGCTGTCAGAAGTGGACGAAGCTCAAGAAAGCAGCATGGAAGCAGACCCCAAGCCATAG
- the Thoc7 gene encoding THO complex subunit 7 homolog isoform X1: MGAVTDDEVIRKRLLIDGDGAGDDRRINLLVKSFIKWCSSGSQEEGYSQYQRMLSTLSQCEFSMGKTLLVYDMNLREMENYEKIYKEIECSIAGAHEKIAECKKQILQAKRIRKNRQEYDALAKVIQHHPDRHETLKELEALGKELEHLSHIKESVEDKLELRRKQFHVLLSTIHELQQTLENDDKLSEVDEAQESSMEADPKP, translated from the exons ATGGGAGCCGTGACTGACG ACGAAGTCATCCGGAAGCGCCTTCTGATTGATGGGGATGGTGCTGGGGACGACCGGAGAATTAACCTCCTTGTGAAAAGCTTCATTAAGTGGTGCAGCtctgggtcccaggaggaagg GTACAGCCAGTACCAGCGCATGCTGAGTACTCTGTCCCAGTGTGAGTTCTCCATGGGCAAAACATTGCTGGTGTATGACATGAATCTCAGAGAGATGGAGAATTatgaaaaaatatacaaagaaatag aatgtagTATTGCTGGAGCACATGAAAAAATTGCTGAGTGTAAAAAGCAGATTCTTCAAGCAAAACGAATACGAAAAAATCGACAAG aATATGACGCTTTGGCCAAAGTGATCCAGCATCACCCAGACAGGCATGAGACACTGAA GGAGCTAGAGGCTCTGGGCAAAGAATTAGAACATCTCTCACATATTAAAGAAAGTGTTGAAGATAAG CTGGAATTGAGACGGAAACAATTTCACGTTCTTCTTAGTACCATCCATGAACTTCAACAGACACTGGAGA ATGACGACAAGCTGTCAGAAGTGGACGAAGCTCAAGAAAGCAGCATGGAAGCAGACCCCAAGCCATAG
- the Thoc7 gene encoding THO complex subunit 7 homolog isoform X2: MPVWDEVIRKRLLIDGDGAGDDRRINLLVKSFIKWCSSGSQEEGYSQYQRMLSTLSQCEFSMGKTLLVYDMNLREMENYEKIYKEIECSIAGAHEKIAECKKQILQAKRIRKNRQEYDALAKVIQHHPDRHETLKELEALGKELEHLSHIKESVEDKLELRRKQFHVLLSTIHELQQTLENDDKLSEVDEAQESSMEADPKP, from the exons ATGCCGGTGTGGG ACGAAGTCATCCGGAAGCGCCTTCTGATTGATGGGGATGGTGCTGGGGACGACCGGAGAATTAACCTCCTTGTGAAAAGCTTCATTAAGTGGTGCAGCtctgggtcccaggaggaagg GTACAGCCAGTACCAGCGCATGCTGAGTACTCTGTCCCAGTGTGAGTTCTCCATGGGCAAAACATTGCTGGTGTATGACATGAATCTCAGAGAGATGGAGAATTatgaaaaaatatacaaagaaatag aatgtagTATTGCTGGAGCACATGAAAAAATTGCTGAGTGTAAAAAGCAGATTCTTCAAGCAAAACGAATACGAAAAAATCGACAAG aATATGACGCTTTGGCCAAAGTGATCCAGCATCACCCAGACAGGCATGAGACACTGAA GGAGCTAGAGGCTCTGGGCAAAGAATTAGAACATCTCTCACATATTAAAGAAAGTGTTGAAGATAAG CTGGAATTGAGACGGAAACAATTTCACGTTCTTCTTAGTACCATCCATGAACTTCAACAGACACTGGAGA ATGACGACAAGCTGTCAGAAGTGGACGAAGCTCAAGAAAGCAGCATGGAAGCAGACCCCAAGCCATAG